The following is a genomic window from Fundulus heteroclitus isolate FHET01 chromosome 16, MU-UCD_Fhet_4.1, whole genome shotgun sequence.
CAAAAAGAGGGAAGTGGtaataaattaacaaggaattcagacccaAGCAATGCAGTTCTACTTTATaaagaccacaactgaatgatttcaacgtggaaagaaagtgaaaaaataatacattacctttaatgcaaaattattattcaattcgattttatttatatagcaccagttcCTAACATATCGTCTGAAGGTTCTTTCCagagtcagcttccatcagatcctccaggttggtgagaaagtttcctctctaaggaaacccagcaggttgcatcaagtctctccaagcagcattcactcctcctgaaagagcgtagagccacagtggacagtcgtctgcattgttgatggctttgcagcaatccctcatactgagcatgcatgaagccacagtggagaggaaaactcccctttaacagggaggagaacctccagcagaaccagaaccaggctcagtgtgaacgctcataaTGGACTGATGACTTCACAGTAATTGTCCAGAAGTCAATCACCACCGATGTTGAAGGAGGGAAAGCTacaaaggtcattgctgatgaaGCTGACTGGACAGATACTGTATCCAACGTAacatggaaagttgagtggaaggaaaaatgtgtGGTAGAGACGGCTTCACAAGCAGTCAGGCGTTCATGAGCGACCACACAGACGTATCCGTGGTATAGGCGACAACTGTTCCACTCCTCGTTTTAAGTCATTCCTGAATCAGAGCCAGACTGCTGCTCAGTGCTTCAAAGTCCTCTTCTCAGATAAAAGTAACTTctacatttcattttaaaatcaaggtcccagattCTAGAGGAAGAATGGAGAACCAAAgctgcttgaggtccagtgtgagGTGTCCAAAGTAGCAATGGCAGCTTTAATCACCTCTGATTCTGATTGGCCCACAAACAGCTCTGACCACAGGCCCACAGTGAAGCTGTGGAGCTTCATCAGGAGGacagagacaccagaaccaaaagTCCAGACAGGCTCAGGCTGCCATTACACCACTTGTTTTTATATTGCTTCTTAATTTGTAGTTGAATTTGTGAAATTAGTTTTTCCCAGATTGAATTTCATCTTTAAACCAGTAAAAGATAAAATTGTTGCTCTGTATGTTCTCCCTGAGTACGCTCGGTTCTCTTTGGGTATTCCTGATTTCCTCCCACGACCTAAAGCATGCATTAGGTTTATTAGCTTCTCTATGATGCCTTTAGTTTCTGAGTGCATGTCTGTGTCGGACTGGCAACACGTCCCGGTCCCGCCTGTTTCTGATCCATCAACTCCTGGAGAACCACAGCCAGCATTTCTGCATATTTCTACTAGCCTGGGTTCATGAATGCAACCTGCAACAGCAGAGACTGAAGGCATCAGACATGACGTAGATCCAAATCAATGGGGTCTAGAATAAAGCTAGGAAATGGAAATATTTCCCCAAAGAATCCAaaattttgattaaaatctCTTGAATTCCAGGTGATTTGATGCAGTGTTGCTGTCTGCTTCTAAAATTGAAAAGCTGCAAACATAACTGCAGTCTGCACATAAAACATGGAATTAGAGGAAATTTTTAggtagaaaaaaagttttccaaATAACATTTTGGTCTAAATTTTTggtttgaagttttcaagttttggTAGTTTAAGTCTCATTCTCTCACTTAGAAACTACTCCTTTTGCTCTTTCTGCTGTCTTccctaccatagaaagtactcctccctgttaaaggggagttttcctctccactgtcgcttcatgcatgctcagtatgagggattgctgcaaagccatcaacaatgcagacgactgtccactgtggctctacgctctttcaggaggagtgaatgctgcttggagagacttgatgcaacctgctgggtttccttagagaggaaactttaaaTCGGTCTTTAGGATTTGATTAACTGACTTTATAAAGATTCCTTAAATGACgggttgtgaattggcgctagcACGGGGACCCTGGAACGCTGCCCAATCAAAACCTTGGTTAAGTGTGACGTCATTACAGCTTAAACTGATTCTCTCTCCTCACCAggccagaatcagaaccaacaAGAACCAAGAGTCAAAGTTTccatttataaacatttattttgtgaaagcCAGTGAACTTAGAATCGGAGCTTCTGGAAGAACCACTTGTTCTTGCCCGTCTTGTACCTGGAAACGGGGAAATAAGGAGGAATTTAGTGAGATACGAACAGCATCATCACAGTTATTATCCATACAccaaaatcaacattaaaagcagaaaactccacagcagaaaaataaaaggttgGTCTGACCTCTCCTCAAACTTGACCTTGGCCTCCCGCCTGGCTTTGCGTTTGAGAGCCGGATCCCTGAAGACGTCCTTGTTGACGACAGTTTTGTCCAGAGGAATATCCACAGAGTATCTGAGGATGAAGGAACACAGCTGTGAAGCTCAgacaataacagggttctgctCATTTCATCCGTTTACTACAACAAAATGACCAAAGTAGCTGTGAAAAAACCTCGCCCTCAAACTAAAGGACAAAACATCAGAAACGAGAAGCTGAACAGATCTAGGTTCAGAGGACAGGTATATCTACCTGACTCTCAGGTTTACCTGATAGTAAACCAGAGAATTACTCGGGTTTTTCCACTTGATGGACTCTGGCTacttgtggggggggggggggggggggtctgggtGAAAAGTTAAACAACAGAAACTCTGGTTTCCAAGTTTATGGCTCACACCTCTAATGTTTAGGCAGCAAATGTTTCTTATTGAAGTAGTGATGACGCCTTTATAGACCGAAGATTTTGGGAGTTCTTAGTTAGGACGCATTTAATaaactgggacaaaaaaaaaaacctttaggaTTTAACCTGCCTGTCGTGATCAAAGCGGATAAAGGGAGGAATGTTTCCACCTCTGCTGCATTTTCTAGCTGAATCACTTCTAAGCAGAGAGAAATGTAATAAATTCAGGCTAAAGGTTATCTTaatatttttacagaaaataaacagaatctAAATGAATTTCCAACATGCAAGATTCCCAGTTAGAGCGATTACAGAAGGCACTTATCCTCCTCTGAAACCccaatattatttaattatagGAACAAAACCTGCTCCAACGTTTATCCGCCTGTTTAAACcacagttttacattttattttttaaacctaacCGCTTTGTAGCTCAGACTGGAAACAAACCATTGGAGGGAAATCCAGAAAGCTCTTTAGACAGAAACGTTTAAGTTTGACAGAAGTTTCTGACTACATATGATCATTATGTCCttagaagttaaaaaaacacgATTAAGCaactttatacttttctgtCTGAATCATGATCAACGAGACGCAACAGAGGCGCTTAGGACTACGTTAATTTTAGAAGACTGCGGCGAACAGAAGAAGGCTTCAACAAACACTTGAGACGTGAGATTATGAAGTTAATCTTTAGGTAACAGGAAAAgagtaaatgtgtttttagaggACGGATCAGTGTTTACTCCAGTTGCTCCCTGATGGTCGACATGTTCAACCGCATCTTTTTGTCAAAGGGTTTAGACTAAAACAACTTTTGGCTACAAAGCTGAGCAGCAAACTTGTATTTAGGTATGAACGGCACCAGGGTATTACATTATTTAATTAATGGAGGCTGTGAGCTGCTGACCTGGTGGGCATGAGGTGGTTGTAGTTGAAAACTTTGACGAAGGCCTTGATCTTGGACCTCTTGGCGATCTTCTTCTTGCCCATGGTGGTGGTCACCTTACGGGGGTAGCGGTCGATGCCTGCGACCAGAGCGTGGCTGTAGGGACGGTCGGTGGTGCCGTCGTCTATGTTCTGCAGACGGATCAAAAACAGACACTTACAACCAGACAAACCTGTATTTGCTCCAATCCAACGTCGTCTTCCTCTTAGTAAAAACACacctttacatttcaaataccTTTACGGCATATTAACACCTAAAATGTAAAGTCTATTTCCTTTGTGTACACAGACATGGCAATTAAAGCtgccaataaaaataaaacctctatAATCGATTTAAGAATACATATACTGGATTAGAGTCATAATGCCTTTACAAATGTTAATTTACTTTCATTTACATCCACGCTAACATTTTTAGCAATCACAGCTGTTTCAAACTAGACAGGACATTTTAACCCAGAATGTTGTGGTTAGCTTAATCCTAATACCTTCTCAACATGAGAATTGTTTAGTCACTCCATACATTTTGTCTAAATAACTTAATCTAACTTTTTTCTCCGCTCCAGCACAGTTTAACTGTAGAAAGTCCGGTGAATACCTTGACGATGACGGCTTTGCGCCCGGCGTAGCGTCCGGCTAGGACCATAACCACCTTCCCAGGCTTCATAAACTTGCCCATCTCTgccataaagagaaaaaaacaattagttcATAGGAGAAAAATCGAAATTAATCAACACATTCAGATTTTGTTATCGCCTCGCTGTTGCTCCTCGTCTGCCAGGCTAGTTAGCATTTAGGCTAACCCTAAACCCGataagctatttaaaaaggtgttttctGCATTACTTTTGTTCTCACAGCCATTATGgatgttttaaaattataaacACTGCATGACAACCTAAACGCTTCCACATAAACccaaaatgtatgaaaataacAAGAAACATTCGTCTAAACGTTAAAGTCGAGCATTAGCCTTAAGAGGGCTGCCATGTTGGAAAGAGCGTTCGGGGGAAGCGAACTGCAACAAAACAGctaattttcttctttaatcGAGCAAAACCTCACTAAATATCAGGCAGGCGTTGATACTGGAGAGGATTTATGGAAATATGCTGcggtaaaaacaacagattaaGGCAGATTTAAAGCGATGGACGTGGATAAGGCTGAGGAAAAGTTCACTCACTGATGCTGCTCTACGGCCGCCGCTAACAGGAAAAGGAAGTCCAGAGGGCCAACACGATCTACGTCACTTCCTacataaacgttttttttatgtcgagattaatttccaaaaagtataaaattaaATACACGTATTATTTTTAAGTTGTAGATATGCTAAATGCTtgaagtttaaaacatttaaaacacatcttACAAAAACACGCAAAACCAATTTGAAACTATCCAACctggctttctttctttctttctttctttctttctttctttctttctttctttctttctttctttccttactTCCTTcaatttaaacattattttatgtcCATTTAGCTCTAAAAAAGGAAAGCTAGTTTcttaaattaaacaataaataaataaaatacaagtaTTAATGGCTTGCTGGCGCCAGAAGATGTTATTTGTTTGATtgtgtgaaacatttaaaacatatatatatatatatatatatatatatatatatatatatatatatatatatatgtgtgtgtgtgtgtgtgtgtgtgtgtgtgtgtgtgtgtgtgtgtgtagttggCTATTCCTGATTCCTTAATGGCTTGCTGGCGCCAGAAGATGTTATTTGTTTGATtgtgtgaaacatttaaaacatatatatatatatatatatatatatatatatatatatatatatatatatatatatatatatgtgtgtgtgtgtgtgtgtgtgtgtgtgtgtgtgtgtgtgtgtgtgtgtagttggCTATTCCTGATTCCTggtagcaataaaaaaaaacttgaggaAGGCAGAAATGCATTTATGCTAATAAACAAATAAGATCTGCAGAGTAACAGCCACGACTCCATTAAATAATCTGTTGACTGCATGTTTAATGTCTAGTTTTTTGTAAAAGGATAACtttgattttctctttttatatatatggtTGCAGATacttttcttaataaaaaaggggggaaaaatctaaataaattggGGAGCCATACCATAAAGATATGGGAAATAGTTGTTTAAACTAGGTTAAGACGAAAGGTTAAAATCGTTGAGCGGCAGAataataaaatggttaaaaaagaaaataaataaccctGTAAATGTGTGTGAATTTTGCTTTGAGTGTTTACAGAGAATGTCAGAAGCAATTTTATGGCAATAATGAGGATCTAGAGAAAGCCAagaacttagacttagacttagacaactttattgtcattttgcatgtacagagtgcatataGAATGAAGTTTTGTTGCATACAGTTTACGACAGCGTTTTGGGAGAGTATTCTGCAGAACAGAAGAGTGGTACTGGGTCAGGAAGTCAGAGAAGTGTGAAGATGCGACAGTAGTGGTGTGAGGGAGGACTGGTGGGTGGGATCCTGGTCAGATTAGGATTATATCAGGAGTCATCAGCAGAAAGCTCCTCCGTGTTTACAAAGGTCACCGACAAGCTGACagattttattgtgaaaagcaAGAAGCAAGTGGAACATGCTACAGTTATAACTCAGGTTTGTTTGTTAGTGAAAACACATGTACAGCACAATTAAATCATGATACAGCAGAGAATGTGTCTGCGTGTCTTTAACTGAGTTACAAGGCCTCATTTTGGCATTCTGTCAGCGAAAAGGTGAATGGAGGTTAATTAACCTTAATATTGTGCAATTTAATAGAtgcaacaacataaaacaacTGTTTTAAGGAAGTAAAATAAGGAAATTTCACTGTTGCCTTGTAAACACTTACCTTTGGCATTTTCCATTTCCCAGCAGGTGCGCACAAACAGAgcaaatctgattggttctgggATGCAAGACTAACAGAAAATGGATTAAGGGGGCCGTTTTAGCACAATGGAGCTTTATATCTAGATTATGAATAATTATTGGGatgaaattaaatgtaaacattgtaTAATTTCATCCTTGTAGACAG
Proteins encoded in this region:
- the rpl27 gene encoding 60S ribosomal protein L27; protein product: MGKFMKPGKVVMVLAGRYAGRKAVIVKNIDDGTTDRPYSHALVAGIDRYPRKVTTTMGKKKIAKRSKIKAFVKVFNYNHLMPTRYSVDIPLDKTVVNKDVFRDPALKRKARREAKVKFEERYKTGKNKWFFQKLRF